A DNA window from Altererythrobacter sp. B11 contains the following coding sequences:
- a CDS encoding very short patch repair endonuclease, producing MDEPPSPARSSTMRAIRKKDTKPEMRVRRRLHALGFRFRLHRRDLPGTPDIVLPRHRAAIQVHGCFWHQHPGCRHATKPRTRQDYWLPKLERNVVRDRATAEALGALGWRLLIIWECELGHDAELDARLLKFI from the coding sequence ATGGACGAGCCACCTAGCCCCGCCCGCTCGAGCACGATGCGGGCGATCCGCAAGAAAGACACCAAGCCGGAAATGCGGGTTCGGCGCCGGCTCCATGCGCTCGGCTTCCGCTTCCGGCTGCATCGGCGCGATCTTCCCGGCACGCCCGACATTGTCCTGCCCAGGCATCGAGCGGCGATTCAGGTGCACGGATGCTTCTGGCATCAGCATCCCGGCTGCCGGCACGCGACCAAGCCGCGCACGCGGCAGGACTATTGGCTGCCCAAGCTTGAGCGAAATGTTGTTCGGGATCGCGCGACGGCGGAAGCGCTTGGTGCACTAGGCTGGCGCCTCCTCATTATCTGGGAATGCGAGCTTGGCCACGATGCGGAGCTTGACGCAAGGCTGCTCAAGTTTATTTGA
- a CDS encoding DUF262 domain-containing protein, translating into MATIESNDETVADVLKSFYVVPDYQREYVWEESQVDQLLRDIRTEQLEGGDAEYFIGSIVVCPRPDGAFDLIDGQQRTTTLFVTLCAIRDRLATLGETQVASISKLIADTAVDAEGNDVFRARLDPQYSDAGDVFQKLQDGEVPPVAGTRSMRNVAIAYATALRFLEEELGADPQAVRKFYGYLAGKVKLIRIRTDSLARALKIFETINDRGVGLDAMDLLKNLLFIRTAPAEFEKLKNRWKALTDALYDAGEKPLRFLRYYIFATYGVTKLREDELYAWLSANDAKVGYGKDPLGFVDRLAGALASYLHFLDGLGTDGKLHPRVQAISLLAGRATRQHLILLLAARKLPADIFDALCRDVESLLVTYLVTRTTSREFEALFPEWAVRVAAVASLEEYRAFASATLVARRRDLAARFHREMASLNGASLRQYQLRYLLAKLTQHVDLLAYGAESEGCRWLSRYTDGSNIHIEHILPQTPDDPVRVEFGEGADDYDLLWSIGNLALAERSINSWLGRRPFSEKRPVYPKSQLLLTRAIAEQPGIGNTAIDRAVAAMKPFETWSRGDVIQRSRWLADLAMEVWDLPMPPAASAA; encoded by the coding sequence ATGGCAACCATCGAATCGAATGACGAAACCGTCGCGGATGTGCTCAAGTCATTCTACGTCGTTCCAGACTATCAGCGCGAGTATGTCTGGGAGGAATCCCAGGTCGATCAGCTGCTGCGTGACATCAGGACCGAGCAGCTTGAGGGAGGCGACGCAGAGTATTTCATTGGGTCGATCGTTGTCTGCCCACGGCCGGATGGCGCCTTTGACCTGATTGATGGCCAGCAGCGCACGACCACGCTGTTCGTCACGCTATGCGCTATCCGTGACCGGCTGGCGACGCTGGGCGAGACCCAGGTCGCAAGCATATCAAAGCTGATTGCCGATACAGCGGTCGATGCGGAGGGCAACGACGTCTTCCGCGCGCGGCTCGACCCGCAATATTCCGATGCGGGCGATGTTTTCCAGAAGCTGCAGGACGGCGAGGTGCCGCCAGTAGCAGGCACCCGCTCGATGCGGAACGTAGCGATAGCCTATGCGACTGCGCTTCGGTTCCTGGAGGAGGAGCTAGGAGCAGATCCGCAGGCCGTCCGCAAGTTCTACGGCTATCTTGCCGGCAAGGTGAAGCTGATACGAATCCGCACCGACAGCTTGGCCCGGGCGCTCAAGATATTCGAGACAATCAACGATCGCGGCGTCGGCCTCGATGCGATGGACCTGCTCAAGAACCTCCTCTTCATCCGGACAGCGCCGGCCGAGTTCGAGAAGCTCAAGAATCGCTGGAAGGCGCTGACCGATGCGCTCTACGACGCGGGTGAGAAGCCGCTCCGGTTCCTGCGTTACTATATCTTTGCCACCTACGGCGTGACCAAGCTGCGCGAGGATGAGCTCTATGCGTGGCTGAGCGCTAATGACGCCAAGGTTGGCTATGGCAAGGATCCGCTCGGCTTTGTGGATCGGCTGGCCGGTGCGCTGGCGAGCTACCTCCATTTCCTCGACGGGCTAGGCACGGACGGCAAGCTGCACCCGCGGGTGCAGGCGATCTCGCTGCTCGCTGGTCGAGCGACCCGTCAGCATCTCATCCTGCTGCTAGCTGCCCGCAAGCTTCCTGCGGACATCTTCGACGCGCTGTGCCGCGACGTCGAATCCCTGCTGGTGACCTATCTTGTGACCCGAACCACGAGCCGCGAGTTCGAGGCGCTTTTCCCGGAATGGGCAGTGCGGGTCGCGGCGGTCGCCAGCTTGGAGGAATATCGAGCCTTCGCGTCGGCGACGCTGGTCGCGCGGCGGCGCGACCTGGCAGCGCGCTTCCATCGTGAGATGGCGTCGCTCAATGGCGCGAGCCTCAGGCAGTACCAGCTGCGCTACCTGCTCGCGAAGCTGACCCAGCATGTTGATCTCCTCGCCTACGGTGCGGAGAGCGAAGGATGCCGCTGGCTGTCGCGCTACACGGATGGCTCGAACATCCATATCGAGCACATCCTTCCCCAGACTCCCGATGATCCCGTTCGCGTTGAATTCGGTGAGGGGGCGGACGATTATGATCTCCTCTGGAGCATCGGGAACCTTGCGCTGGCTGAGCGATCGATCAACAGCTGGCTGGGACGGCGGCCTTTCTCGGAGAAGCGCCCGGTCTACCCCAAGTCGCAGCTGCTGCTGACCCGCGCCATTGCCGAGCAGCCCGGGATCGGAAATACTGCGATCGATCGGGCGGTGGCCGCCATGAAGCCGTTTGAGACCTGGAGCCGTGGCGATGTCATACAGCGGTCGCGGTGGCTGGCCGATCTTGCGATGGAGGTCTGGGACCTGCCCATGCCACCGGCTGCATCGGCGGCTTGA
- a CDS encoding DNA cytosine methyltransferase produces the protein MALVETLAQPGVEAGGSAAASLGRGKARMPVIDLFAGAGGLSIGATDAGCEVRACVELDPVACRTMCANERYHGAVIEGDVAAITGLDLRQAARLAPGDPLIVVGGAPCQPFSKAAYWVEDGEESRYRRARAAGIAMDRPPAPTEARPDARRTLVEEFWRLIFESNADGFVFENVPSIKHPRNRPVLDGFRHAAEAAGYSVTQVTANAAEHGVAQTRERVFLLGAKSGAPAAPEPTHTLKDEAGRKPALTAGEALQGFDRPQFFEPEELVTGRWAEHLRTVPPGWNYKAHTAWAGHPDPTFVTETRFWNFLLKLSPDRPSWTIAASPGPWTGPFHWNSRRLRTVEMAALQGFPEGYNLVGSRRDKVRQMGNAVPPPLARRMVEAVLATVDR, from the coding sequence ATGGCTCTCGTCGAAACCCTGGCCCAGCCCGGCGTCGAGGCTGGGGGCAGCGCTGCCGCCTCGCTGGGACGCGGCAAGGCCCGCATGCCTGTGATCGACCTCTTCGCCGGCGCCGGCGGCCTGAGCATCGGCGCGACCGATGCCGGCTGCGAGGTGCGCGCCTGCGTCGAGCTTGACCCGGTCGCATGCAGGACGATGTGCGCTAATGAGCGCTATCACGGCGCGGTGATCGAAGGCGATGTCGCAGCGATCACGGGCCTGGACCTTCGCCAAGCTGCCCGTCTTGCCCCCGGAGATCCGCTGATCGTGGTTGGCGGGGCGCCGTGCCAGCCCTTCTCCAAGGCAGCCTATTGGGTCGAGGACGGCGAGGAGTCGCGCTATCGGCGCGCGCGCGCTGCGGGCATCGCGATGGACCGGCCGCCTGCGCCAACCGAGGCGCGACCGGACGCGCGCCGCACGCTGGTCGAGGAGTTCTGGCGGCTGATCTTCGAATCGAACGCTGACGGCTTCGTGTTCGAGAATGTCCCCAGCATCAAGCATCCACGCAACCGGCCTGTGCTGGATGGCTTTCGGCACGCCGCGGAGGCGGCGGGCTATTCGGTGACGCAGGTCACCGCGAACGCCGCAGAGCATGGCGTCGCCCAGACTCGCGAGCGTGTGTTCCTGCTGGGCGCCAAGAGCGGCGCCCCCGCCGCGCCGGAGCCCACACACACGCTCAAGGATGAGGCGGGACGCAAGCCGGCGCTCACCGCAGGCGAGGCGCTGCAAGGCTTTGACCGGCCGCAGTTCTTCGAGCCGGAGGAGCTTGTCACGGGCCGCTGGGCCGAGCATCTGCGCACGGTGCCGCCGGGCTGGAACTACAAGGCGCATACAGCCTGGGCAGGCCATCCCGACCCCACCTTCGTAACCGAGACGCGCTTCTGGAACTTCCTGCTGAAGCTGTCACCGGATCGGCCCTCCTGGACCATCGCCGCCTCGCCGGGGCCCTGGACAGGACCCTTCCATTGGAACAGCCGGCGCTTGCGCACGGTCGAGATGGCGGCTCTGCAGGGCTTCCCGGAAGGCTACAATCTTGTTGGAAGCCGGCGCGACAAGGTCCGGCAGATGGGCAACGCGGTGCCGCCGCCGCTTGCGCGGCGCATGGTTGAGGCGGTGCTCGCCACGGTTGACCGGTAG
- a CDS encoding ribbon-helix-helix protein, CopG family — MAIIAEEGVVRVTASLSRAQEQALKELAAKHKVSVAWLVRYAVDQLVEQGREAQLPLDFARRR; from the coding sequence GTGGCGATCATTGCAGAGGAAGGCGTGGTCCGAGTGACAGCCTCGCTAAGCCGGGCCCAGGAGCAGGCGCTCAAGGAACTCGCAGCCAAGCATAAGGTCAGCGTCGCCTGGCTGGTCCGCTATGCGGTCGACCAGCTGGTTGAGCAGGGCCGCGAAGCTCAGCTGCCGCTCGATTTCGCGCGGCGGCGCTAG